CGCGCGAGCGGCGCGCGTGTTACGATTCGCTCCGCGGCGGCCGATCCGCAAGGCCGCACGCCATCCATCTACCGAAACCGGACGTCCTTTTGGCCGAGCAGTCCCGCAACTATCAGCCCCGCCGCTGGATGGAGCACATCGTCACCGCGGAGGAAGCAGGCCGCACGGTCGAGGAGATCGTCACCGGCTCGATGTCCATCTCCCGGCGCATGATCCAGAAGCTCACGCGCGGGCAGGGCATCCTCCTCAACCGCCGCCCCGCGTTCCTGGGCAAGAAGGTGCGCGAGGGCGACACCGTCTCGGCGCGCGCGGTGGTGCAGGAGGAGGCCATGCTGGAGCGCGTGAAGATGGACCTGAGCATCGTCCACGAAGACGCGGACGTGCTGGTGGTCGACAAGCCTCCGTTCGTGCTCGTCCACCCCACCCAGCCGGACCAGACGGAGACGCTGGCGCACGGCATCGCGTACCACTTCTGGCAGCACGGCATCAGCGCCAAGGTGCGGCCGGTGCACCGCTTGGACCGCGACACGTCCGGGCTGCTGCTGGTCGCCAAGACCGCCTTCGCGCACCAGCACCTGGACCGGCAGCTCCGCGAACGCGAGCTGAAGCGCGAGTACCTGGCGCTGGTGGACGGCACGTTCGACGAGGACGCGGGCACGATCGACGCGCCCATCGGCAAGCACAAGCTGCTGGCCAACCTGCGCGCCGTGCGCCCCAATGCGGGCGAGCCCGCCGTCACGCACTGGCGCGTGGCCGAGCGCTACCCGCGCGCGACGCTGCTGGAGCTGGAGCTGGAGACGGGCCGCACGCACCAGATCCGCGTGCACATGGCGCACGCCGGGCATCCGCTGCTGGGCGACCGGCAGTACGGCGGCCCGCCCGCGCCTGGCCTGCGCCGCCAGGCGCTCCACGCGTCGCGGCTCGCCTTCACGCACCCCACGTGCGGCGAGCGCATGACGTTCCAGGCGCCGTTGCCCGAAGACCTCGCCCGCGTTCGCGAGGGCCTGCGCCGCGCGCCGGCCTAAAGCAGCGACGACTACGACGCGCAAACGCGTATCACATCTACCGAATCGCACGCCGGTAGCCCCCGGATCGGCCGCGGCGGGAGATGCGTCGCGCCTGCCCTTGACCCTGACACTGGCGTCAGGGTTTACATTCCGCCCGTGACCGTGCCGGCACGTGGCGCCGGGACTTCGGCGAGCAGGAGATGGGGACGATGAAAGTGGGAGAGGTCGCCGAGCGGACCGGCGTAAGCGTGCGCTCCATCCGCCACTACGAGCGCGCGGGGCTGCTCACCGCCACGCGCAAGCCCAACGGCTACCGCGAGTTCGACGGCACCGCAGTCGAACGCGTCCGCGCCATCCGGCACCTGCTGGAGACGGGCTTCACGGTAGAGGAGGTGCTGTCGCTCTCCGGCTGCCTGATGGGCGCCGCGCCGGACACGAACTGCGGCGAGCGCACGCTGGCGCTGTACCGCGACAAGGTCGCGAAGATCGAGCAGCAGATGCGCACGCTGCAGCAGCTCAAGCAGCGCATCGAGGAACGCATCTGCACGCTGGAGCCGTGCTGACTTGGGCGTGAAGACGAGATGACGATGCGGGACAAACAAGCTGAACCCACGGGAGAGAAGACGATGAAGAACACCGTAGATGTGACCGACGCGACGTTCGCGCAGGAAGTGGAGCAGCAGGAAGGACTTACCATCGTGGACTTCTGGGCCACGTGGTGCGGGCCGTGCCGCATGATCGCGCCCATGCTGGACCAGATCGCGGCGGAGCAGGCGGGCAAGGTGAAGGTCGCCAAGGTCGACAGCGACGAGAACCAGCGTCTCGCGGCGCGCTTCAACGTGCGCTCCATCCCCATGCTGCTGTTCTTCAAGGATGGCAAGGTCGTGGACCAGATCGTGGGCGCGGTGCCCAAGGCCCGCATCGAAGCCACGCTCCAGCAGCACGCGTAAGCTTCGGCAGATGGGCGAGATGCGGACGATCCGCATCTCCCGGACACACGAACGGCCGAACGCGATGGGATGCGTCCGGCCCGTTTTCGTCGTTCGTGTTCGATTCCATCGTCCCGATTGACCGCGGCGGCGGCGGCGCCCTGGCGGCTAAAGCCGCGGGCTACAAGGGCGCGAAGCCCGCCTGCGCAGGCTGCTGCCGTGAGATCGCGGCGTTGCGGAGGCTCCGATGCGGGAGTCGGGACGGCTTACTTCTTCAGCGCCTCGACGTACTTCTTGCGGAACTTGGCGACCTTGGGGGCGACCACGAACTGGCAGTAGGGCTGGCTCGGGTTCCGCGCGAAGTATTCCTGGTGGTAGTTCTCCGCCGGGTAGAACGTCGATGCTTCCGCGACCTCGGTGACGATGGGCGCGTTCCAGATCTTCTCCGCGTCCATCTCGCGGATGACCTGCTCGGTCGTGGCCTTCTGCTCGGGCGAGTGGTAGAAGACGGTGGAGCGGTACTGCGTGCCCGTGTCCGCGCCCTGCCGGTTCAGCGTCGTGGGGTCGTGGACGGTGAAGAAGACCTCCAGGATCTCGCGGAACGAGACCATGGCGGGGTCGAACGTCACCTGCACCACCTCGGCATGGCCGGTGTTGCCGCCGCACACCTGCTCGTACGTGGGGTTGGGCCGCGTGCCCCCCATGTAGCCGGAAACCACGTCCTCCACGCCGCGCAGGTCGTCGAACACCGCTTCCACGCACCAGAAGCAGCCCGCACCCAGCGTAGCCACTTCCTTCGTCTGGTTCTCAGCCATCCGTCCGCCCTCCCCGGCGTCTGCTTCGGTTGTCGTCTGCATCTCACCCGTGCGGGCGACGCGAGCCGCGTGCCCGCGAGTGGCGCCCGGCAGCTACGCGG
This Longimicrobiaceae bacterium DNA region includes the following protein-coding sequences:
- the msrA gene encoding peptide-methionine (S)-S-oxide reductase MsrA codes for the protein MAENQTKEVATLGAGCFWCVEAVFDDLRGVEDVVSGYMGGTRPNPTYEQVCGGNTGHAEVVQVTFDPAMVSFREILEVFFTVHDPTTLNRQGADTGTQYRSTVFYHSPEQKATTEQVIREMDAEKIWNAPIVTEVAEASTFYPAENYHQEYFARNPSQPYCQFVVAPKVAKFRKKYVEALKK
- a CDS encoding RluA family pseudouridine synthase — protein: MAEQSRNYQPRRWMEHIVTAEEAGRTVEEIVTGSMSISRRMIQKLTRGQGILLNRRPAFLGKKVREGDTVSARAVVQEEAMLERVKMDLSIVHEDADVLVVDKPPFVLVHPTQPDQTETLAHGIAYHFWQHGISAKVRPVHRLDRDTSGLLLVAKTAFAHQHLDRQLRERELKREYLALVDGTFDEDAGTIDAPIGKHKLLANLRAVRPNAGEPAVTHWRVAERYPRATLLELELETGRTHQIRVHMAHAGHPLLGDRQYGGPPAPGLRRQALHASRLAFTHPTCGERMTFQAPLPEDLARVREGLRRAPA
- the trxA gene encoding thioredoxin, whose protein sequence is MRDKQAEPTGEKTMKNTVDVTDATFAQEVEQQEGLTIVDFWATWCGPCRMIAPMLDQIAAEQAGKVKVAKVDSDENQRLAARFNVRSIPMLLFFKDGKVVDQIVGAVPKARIEATLQQHA
- a CDS encoding MerR family transcriptional regulator, with protein sequence MKVGEVAERTGVSVRSIRHYERAGLLTATRKPNGYREFDGTAVERVRAIRHLLETGFTVEEVLSLSGCLMGAAPDTNCGERTLALYRDKVAKIEQQMRTLQQLKQRIEERICTLEPC